A single window of Aquarana catesbeiana isolate 2022-GZ linkage group LG10, ASM4218655v1, whole genome shotgun sequence DNA harbors:
- the LOC141111440 gene encoding sialic acid-binding Ig-like lectin 12 has protein sequence MCTPYKSNTRHENNGRFFLVGDVWRGDCSLYIEEPLYEDDGSYQFSIEEDNIRFTYRDVQPYVEVTELTIKPEISPIKSWLDEEEVTLSCTSPGTCLWRTPKITWRRNIQNTIVKNQVKTHKNVTKTHFSTTTFTARKEQNNSTLLCIVQLKRGLTVAQQITMKVKSKHKNISEVKSYCTITGNRIECTCIVQSFPEASIRWKIDDQFYYSSDEDIHISTSRSALVINSTLSLQLSQKDIPYIKCISSNNYGELVLDLLYKKCKYLLYIKFNPNFRKQVHFDGCPTSANYPLSIHSPAEPARSEERRSVRKGLPIDEMTPLEGLLYTG, from the exons atgtgtacgccctataaaagtAATACCCGGCATGAGAATAATGGACGATTCTTTCTGGTTGGAGATGTATGGAGAGGGGACTGCTCTCTCTACATAGAAGAACCCTTATATGAAGATGATGGTAGTTATCAGTTCAGCATTGAAGAAGATAACATAAGATTCACATACCGAGATGTCCAGCCTTATGTAGAAGTAACAG AACTAACAATTAAACCTGAGATCTCACCCATAAAGAGTTGGCTTGATGAAGAGGAGGTGACACTGAGCTGCACATCTCCTGGAACATGTTTGTGGAGAACCCCCAAAATCACTTGGAGAAGAAATATCCAGAATACAATAGTGAAAAATCAGgttaaaacacataaaaatgttACAAAGACCCACTTCTCTACAACTACCTTCACCGCGAGGAAGGAACAGAACAACTCTACATTGTTATGCATAGTACAGCTGAAAAGGGGATTGACCGTTGCACAACAAATTACTATGAAAGTCAAAT CCAAACACAAAAATATTTCAGAGGTAAAATCTTATTGCACGATAACAGGAAATCGCATAGAATGTACTTGCATAGTCCAATCATTTCCAGAAGCAAGTATCCGGTGGAAGATCGATGACCAATTCTATTACAGTTCTGATGAAGACATTCATATTTCTACCTCCAGATCAGCTTTGGTGATCAACAGCACATTGAGCCTTCAGTTGTCACAGAAAGATATtccatatataaaatgtataagttCTAACAACTATGGGGAATTAGTTCTAGATCTTCTCTATAAGAAGTGTAAGTATTTACTGTATATCAAATTTAATCCAAATTTTAGGAAACAGGTTCACTTTGATGGTTGCCCCACCAGCGCCAATTACCCACTTTCAATCCATTCCCCTGCTGAGCCTGCCAGAAGTGAAGAGAGAAGATCTGTAAGGAAAGGCTTGCCAATAGACGAGATGACTCCTCTGGAAGGACTTCTGTACACAGGCTAA